The proteins below come from a single Papaver somniferum cultivar HN1 chromosome 11, ASM357369v1, whole genome shotgun sequence genomic window:
- the LOC113320756 gene encoding ras-related protein Rab2BV-like codes for MSHRVDHEYDYLFKIVLIGDSGVGKSNILSRFTRNEFCLESKSTIGVEFATKTLQVDGKTVKAQIWDTAGQERYRAITSAYYRGAVGALLVYDITKRQTFENVQRWLRELRDHADSNIVIMMAGNKSDLNHLRAVPEEDAHILAEKEELSFLETSALEALNIDKAFQIILADIYHIISKKALAAQEAANTTGLPGHGTTINVGEVAGNLNKKTCCST; via the exons atgTCTCATAGGGTTGACCATGAATATGATTATCTATTCAAAATTGTCTTGATTGGTGATTCTGGTGTTGGGAAATCTAATATTCTTTCGAGGTTTACAAGAAATGAATTTTGTCTAGAATCTAAATCAACTATTGGTGTTGAATTCGCCACAAAAACTCTTCAG GTAGATGGGAAAACAGTCAAGGCACAAATATGGGATACAGCAGGACAAGAAAGGTATCGAGCAATTACCAGTGCTTATTACAGAGGAGCCGTGGGTGCACTCTTGGTTTATGACATAACAAAGAGACAAACTTTTGAAAATGTACAGAGGTGGCTTCGCGAGCTGAGAGACCATGCTGATTCAAACATTGTTATTATGATGGCTGGAAATAAATCTGATTTGAACCATCTGAGAGCTGTTCCGGAGGAAGATGCTCATATTTTGGCTGAGAAAGAGGAACTCTCTTTTCTTGAAACATCGGCGTTGGAAGCATTGAACATTGATAAAGCTTTTCAAATTATTTTGGCAGACATTTACCATATCATAAGCAAAAAAGCACTTGCCGCCCAAGAAGCAGCCAACACCACAGGGCTTCCAGGTCATGGAACCACTATAAATGTTGGGGAAGTTGCAGGAAACTTGAACAAGAAAACCTGTTGTTCTACTTAA